Proteins from one Triticum aestivum cultivar Chinese Spring chromosome 7A, IWGSC CS RefSeq v2.1, whole genome shotgun sequence genomic window:
- the LOC123147015 gene encoding bidirectional sugar transporter SWEET6a: MVSADAARNVVGIIGNVISFGLFLSPTPVFWRIIKAKDVEEFKPDPYLATLLNCMLWVFYGLPIVHPNSILVVTINGIGLVIEGSYLIIFFLYSTNNKRLKMIGVLAAEAAFMVAVVLGVLLGAHTHEKRSMIVGILCVIFGTIMYASPLTIMGKVIKTKSVEYMPFTLSLVNFLNGCCWLAYALIKFDLYVTIPNGLGAFFGLMQLILYGCYYKRTPKEEKSVELPTSNPAGAGNVSVTVDR; the protein is encoded by the exons ATGGTTTCCGCTGACGCAGCTCGCAACGTCGTCGGTATCATCGGGAATGTCATCTCCTTCGGCCTCTTCCTCTCCCCTAC GCCGGTTTTCTGGCGGATCatcaaggccaaggacgtggaggAGTTCAAGCCGGACCCCTACCTGGCGACGCTGCTCAACTGCATGCTCTGGGTCTTCTACGGCCTCCCCATCGTCCACCCCAACAGCATCCTCGTCGTCACCATCAATGGGATCGGGCTCGTCATCGAGGGATCCtacctcatcatcttcttcctctactCCACCAACAACAAGCGG ctgaagatgataggcgtgctcgCCGCCGAGGCGGCGTTCATGGTGGCCGTCGTGCTAGGCGTGCTCCTCGGTGCCCACACCCACGAGAAGCGCTCCATGATTGTCGGCATCCTCTGCGTCATCTTCGGAACCATCATGTACGCCTCCCCGCTCACCATCATG GGTAAGGTGATCAAGACCAAGAGTGTGGAGTACATGCCATTCACCCTGTCGCTGGTTAACTTCCTCAACGGCTGCTGCTGGTTGGCCTACGCGCTCATCAAGTTCGACCTCTACGTCACG ATCCCCAATGGCCTCGGCGCTTTCTTCGGCCTAATGCAGCTCATCCTCTACGGCTGCTACTACAAGAGAACCCCCAAGGAGGAGAAGAGCGTCGAGCTGCCCACCAGCAACCCCGCCGGAGCCGGCAACGTCTCCGTCACCGTGGACAGATAA